One region of Cucurbita pepo subsp. pepo cultivar mu-cu-16 chromosome LG03, ASM280686v2, whole genome shotgun sequence genomic DNA includes:
- the LOC111791212 gene encoding structure-specific endonuclease subunit slx1, which translates to MMRLLSQTFRSQKLPISSSEVSKSSSSASTKVPTLIVKSEPEPKKWCVYLIISSNPPIKTYVGVTLDFDRRLKQHNGEIKGGAKATRAGRPWICACKIHGFKDQSQACEFESKWKEICRKMCHMRKEEVDDQTLRLLKQRQRALGKVKGLFDCTQFEFDWELDPF; encoded by the exons ATGATGAGGCTGCTCTCTCAGACATTTCGTAGCCAAAAACTCCCAATTTCAAGCTCAGAAGTTTcgaaatcttcttcttctgcatcAACTAAGGTTCCAACATTGATCGTCAAATCAGAGCCGGAGCCGAAGAAATGGTGCGTTTATCTCATCATCTCCTCCAATCCCCCCATCAAAACCTATGTAGGAGTCACCCTCGACTTTGATCGACG tttaaaacaacataatgGTGAAATAAAAGGTGGTGCAAAGGCAACTCGAGCGGGGCGACCCTGGATTTGTGCGTGCAAAATTCATGGTTTTAAAGACCAAAGTCAAG CTTGTGAGTTTGaatcaaaatggaaagaaatttgCAGGAAAATGTGCCATATGAGAAAGGAAGAAGTAGATGATCAGACATTAAGATTGCTGAAGCAAAGACAGAGAGCTCTGGGAAAAGTGAAAGGTCTGTTTGATTGCACtcaatttgagtttgattggGAACTCGATCCTTTCTGA
- the LOC111791073 gene encoding acyl-CoA--sterol O-acyltransferase 1-like, protein MAAEIHAFIQTLFLISTSLCLCFSIRNSIPNGFLKFLFVLPFFFLFLYIPLQFQTIHLRGTLGFFIGWLGSFKLLLFAFGKGPLCSAATSSSLRRFLAVASLPIDIPEHKPPPDRSDPDPLLPLSFAAKLGFLILTFAAIYFKNRFYPNVVLILFCLLIYLLLEILIGGATALAEAVLGVEFLPFFDEPYLSDSLQDFWGRRWNLVSSRILRSAVFDPCRKLAGTFVGKKPAAIIAVMATFAVSGVMHELIYFYMGRLTPTWEVSWFFLIHGVCLAAEMAVKSAVGGRFRPPRVVSGLLTIGFVMATSFWLFFPQLLRFKADVRMLEEYASLGAFVKSVTAEMIAPLFISFQVK, encoded by the coding sequence ATGGCTGCCGAGATTCATGCATTCATTCAAACTCTGTTCCTGATTTCCACTTCTCTCTGCCTCTGTTTCTCCATCAGAAACTCAATCCCAAATGGGTTCCTCAAATTCCTCTTCGttcttcccttcttcttcctcttcctctacaTTCCTCTCCAATTCCAAACCATCCATCTCCGCGGCACCCTCGGCTTCTTCATCGGCTGGCTCGGCAGCTTCAAGCTCCTCCTCTTTGCCTTCGGCAAAGGCCCTCTCTGTTCCGCCGCCACCTCCTCCTCCCTCCGCCGCTTCCTCGCCGTTGCCTCCCTCCCAATCGACATCCCCGAACACAAACCTCCACCCGACCGCTCCGATCCCGATCCGCTTCTCCCTCTGAGCTTCGCCGCAAAATTAGGGTTCCTAATCCTCACATTCGCCGCGATCTATTTCAAAAATCGATTCTACCCAAATGTGGTTCTAATTCTCTTCTGCCTCCTAATTTACCTCCTCCTCGAAATTCTCATCGGCGGAGCCACCGCCCTGGCGGAGGCGGTGCTCGGAGTCGAGTTCTTGCCCTTTTTCGATGAGCCCTATCTCTCTGATTCGTTACAGGACTTTTGGGGGCGACGATGGAATCTAGTTTCCTCCAGAATCCTCCGCTCCGCGGTTTTCGATCCGTGCCGGAAACTCGCCGGCACTTTCGTCGGGAAGAAACCGGCGGCGATTATAGCGGTGATGGCGACATTTGCTGTCTCCGGTGTTATGCACGAACTGATCTACTTCTACATGGGAAGACTGACGCCGACTTGGGAGGTGAGTTGGTTCTTTCTGATACATGGAGTTTGTCTGGCGGCGGAGATGGCGGTGAAGTCAGCGGTGGGAGGGAGGTTCCGGCCGCCGCGGGTTGTATCTGGGCTGCTAACGATCGGGTTCGTGATGGCGACGagtttttggcttttttttcCGCAGCTTTTGAGGTTTAAAGCGGATGTCCGAATGCTTGAAGAGTACGCGTCTTTGGGCGCGTTTGTGAAGAGTGTGACGGCCGAGATGATCGCACCGttgttcatttcatttcaagtcaaataa